A portion of the Syngnathoides biaculeatus isolate LvHL_M chromosome 7, ASM1980259v1, whole genome shotgun sequence genome contains these proteins:
- the misp gene encoding mitotic interactor and substrate of PLK1 isoform X1, which yields MDNVPRRWVLKPLSPPLHPSDLRHITGPARGEDDALPGPEGPVVRACQVTVSQEGGDSGDERHPGSPGGSSSGSHSGFYSFVEDPTSPEAELNEAWMVCPQRQGHLTTLMEDRAFKVQTYTSGKKPETLFTDCESQYKIQPENHCQVFGEEDEKQLRMEIIQKQAPKKKSTFKLSDRVDVLEKLDWSQPTSVLTKGSGFSCSPVSLEPPQSVDAGVIDRAQIDFSAARQQFLQLERDERNVPVNPWTSRSSEKMAEEDAALSESGEGQTPPGTEQSSSVSGIPNDPDLLVAEDLSAKVLGGSLSDKDVFDNGGLQATRKGKSEVHNETPIEKDIRLVQEREEILRRSRGLKHSDEFSGMVKVYTKRVQSPLIPHKTKEKTNVSFVIQQENHKENIDHLQSPQPLKELSDPKRRFQEDVQDRRVFFSPCCPHRHAEEISSSPSTILSPSPRHGLSWTRTHSWRTNQEYTGLECRKTSAPDFIEREIEEALLREQELQVSRQSRESLESRQARESRKSGDPRASSKSGEFLSPAPLVEQASKSGIKRIDHTENSGLTATPARDFVERRARQKMDDSSYAGIPPIDDINNQVTSAPSQNSSISVCFHFLLPIARSPAEPKRLRWYKSPNVSFPVKGEL from the exons ATGGACAACGTTCCGAGAAGGTGGGTGCTGAAGCCTCTGTCCCCCCCACTGCATCCATCTGACCTGCGTCACATTACGGGTCCAGCCAGAGGTGAAGATGATGCGTTGCCGGGTCCTGAGGGCCCGGTGGTCCGCGCCTGCCAGGTCACGGTTTCCCAGGAAGGGGGCGACAGCGGCGACGAGCGGCATCCCGGCAGTCCCGGCGGCAGCAGCTCAGGATCTCACAGCGGGTTCTACTCATTCGTGGAGGACCCGACAAGTCCGGAAGCAGAGCTGAATGAGGCATGGATGGTATGTCCTCAGCGGCAGGGTCATCTCACCACCCTGATGGAGGACAGGGCCTTTAAAGTGCAGACGTACACCAGCGGTAAGAAACCAGAGACTTTGTTTACAGACTGCGAGTCACAGTACAAAATCCAACCAGAAAACCACTGCCAAGTATTTGGGGAGGAAGACGAGAAGCAACTCAGGATGGAAATTATCCAAAAGCAAGCCCCAAAGAAGAAGTCCACTTTCAAACTAAGTGACCGAGTCGACGTGCTGGAGAAGCTGGATTGGAGTCAGCCGACAAGTGTCCTGACAAAAGGTTCCGGGTTCAGCTGCAGTCCCGTCAGTCTAGAGCCCCCTCAGTCCGTAGACGCCGGGGTGATCGACAGGGCTCAGATTGACTTCAGTGCAGCTCGGCAGCAGTTCCTGCAGCTGGAGCGGGACGAGCGGAATGTCCCTGTCAACCCCTGGACTTCACGTTCTTCCGAGAAGATGGCCGAAGAGGACGCAGCACTGTCGGAGTCCGGAGAAGGTCAGACCCCACCTGGGACTGAGCAGAGCTCAAGCGTGAGCGGCATACCCAATGACCCCGACTTGTTGGTTGCGGAGGACTTGTCTGCGAAGGTGCTCGGTGGCTCCCTCAGTGACAAGGATGTGTTTGACAACGGCGGTCTCCAAGCAACTCGGAAAGGAAAATCTGAAGTTCACAATGAAACTCCGATTGAGAAAGACATCCGCTTAGTTCAGGAACGTGAGGAAATCCTCAGACGCTCACGAGGCCTTAAGCACAGTGATGAATTCTCAGGGATGGTAAAGGTTTATACCAAGCGGGTGCAATCACCGCTAATACCCcacaaaaccaaagagaagacCAACGTGAGCTTCGTCATTCAGCAAGAAAACCACAAAGAGAATATCGATCATCTTCAAAGTCCACAACCGCTGAAGGAGCTTTCAGACCCAAAGAGACGGTTCCAGGAGGACGTACAGGACCGTcgggtctttttttccccttgctgTCCTCATAGACATGCTGAGGAAATTTCCTCCTCTCCGTCCACAATATTGTCCCCGTCTCCTCGGCACGGCCTGTCATGGACCAGAACTCACTCTTGGAGGACCAACCAGGAGTACACTGGCCTGGAGTGCAGGAAAACCAGTGCCCCGGATTTCATCGAGAGAGAGATCGAAGAGGCTTTGCTACGAGAGCAGGAGCTTCAGGTGTCTCGACAGTCTAGAGAGTCCTTGGAATCCAGACAAGCAAGGGAATCTAGAAAGTCCGGGGACCCCAGAGCGTCCAGCAAGTCTGGAGAGTTCCTCTCTCCTGCCCCTTTAGTGGAGCAGGCATCCAAGAGTGGCATCAAGCGGATTGACCACACGGAAAACTCAG GCCTGACGGCAACGCCGGCGAGGGACTTCGTGGAGCGACGGGCGCGACAGAAGATGGACGACAGCTCC TACGCTGGAATCCCGCCCATCGATGACATCAACAACCAGGTTACGAGTGCTCCTTCTCAAAATTCATCTATTTctgtctgttttcattttttgcttccAATTGCACGAAGCCCAGCAGAGCCCAAACGCTTGCGCTGGTACAAATCACCAAACGTGTCCTTCCCCGTAAAGGGTGAGCTGTAG
- the misp gene encoding mitotic interactor and substrate of PLK1 isoform X2, with protein MDNVPRRWVLKPLSPPLHPSDLRHITGPARGEDDALPGPEGPVVRACQVTVSQEGGDSGDERHPGSPGGSSSGSHSGFYSFVEDPTSPEAELNEAWMVCPQRQGHLTTLMEDRAFKVQTYTSGKKPETLFTDCESQYKIQPENHCQVFGEEDEKQLRMEIIQKQAPKKKSTFKLSDRVDVLEKLDWSQPTSVLTKGSGFSCSPVSLEPPQSVDAGVIDRAQIDFSAARQQFLQLERDERNVPVNPWTSRSSEKMAEEDAALSESGEGQTPPGTEQSSSVSGIPNDPDLLVAEDLSAKVLGGSLSDKDVFDNGGLQATRKGKSEVHNETPIEKDIRLVQEREEILRRSRGLKHSDEFSGMVKVYTKRVQSPLIPHKTKEKTNVSFVIQQENHKENIDHLQSPQPLKELSDPKRRFQEDVQDRRVFFSPCCPHRHAEEISSSPSTILSPSPRHGLSWTRTHSWRTNQEYTGLECRKTSAPDFIEREIEEALLREQELQVSRQSRESLESRQARESRKSGDPRASSKSGEFLSPAPLVEQASKSGIKRIDHTENSGLTATPARDFVERRARQKMDDSSYAGIPPIDDINNQVVESTRVIRHKNQRALRWEAGVFANQLDERKEQMGHRIQIQSQTYA; from the exons ATGGACAACGTTCCGAGAAGGTGGGTGCTGAAGCCTCTGTCCCCCCCACTGCATCCATCTGACCTGCGTCACATTACGGGTCCAGCCAGAGGTGAAGATGATGCGTTGCCGGGTCCTGAGGGCCCGGTGGTCCGCGCCTGCCAGGTCACGGTTTCCCAGGAAGGGGGCGACAGCGGCGACGAGCGGCATCCCGGCAGTCCCGGCGGCAGCAGCTCAGGATCTCACAGCGGGTTCTACTCATTCGTGGAGGACCCGACAAGTCCGGAAGCAGAGCTGAATGAGGCATGGATGGTATGTCCTCAGCGGCAGGGTCATCTCACCACCCTGATGGAGGACAGGGCCTTTAAAGTGCAGACGTACACCAGCGGTAAGAAACCAGAGACTTTGTTTACAGACTGCGAGTCACAGTACAAAATCCAACCAGAAAACCACTGCCAAGTATTTGGGGAGGAAGACGAGAAGCAACTCAGGATGGAAATTATCCAAAAGCAAGCCCCAAAGAAGAAGTCCACTTTCAAACTAAGTGACCGAGTCGACGTGCTGGAGAAGCTGGATTGGAGTCAGCCGACAAGTGTCCTGACAAAAGGTTCCGGGTTCAGCTGCAGTCCCGTCAGTCTAGAGCCCCCTCAGTCCGTAGACGCCGGGGTGATCGACAGGGCTCAGATTGACTTCAGTGCAGCTCGGCAGCAGTTCCTGCAGCTGGAGCGGGACGAGCGGAATGTCCCTGTCAACCCCTGGACTTCACGTTCTTCCGAGAAGATGGCCGAAGAGGACGCAGCACTGTCGGAGTCCGGAGAAGGTCAGACCCCACCTGGGACTGAGCAGAGCTCAAGCGTGAGCGGCATACCCAATGACCCCGACTTGTTGGTTGCGGAGGACTTGTCTGCGAAGGTGCTCGGTGGCTCCCTCAGTGACAAGGATGTGTTTGACAACGGCGGTCTCCAAGCAACTCGGAAAGGAAAATCTGAAGTTCACAATGAAACTCCGATTGAGAAAGACATCCGCTTAGTTCAGGAACGTGAGGAAATCCTCAGACGCTCACGAGGCCTTAAGCACAGTGATGAATTCTCAGGGATGGTAAAGGTTTATACCAAGCGGGTGCAATCACCGCTAATACCCcacaaaaccaaagagaagacCAACGTGAGCTTCGTCATTCAGCAAGAAAACCACAAAGAGAATATCGATCATCTTCAAAGTCCACAACCGCTGAAGGAGCTTTCAGACCCAAAGAGACGGTTCCAGGAGGACGTACAGGACCGTcgggtctttttttccccttgctgTCCTCATAGACATGCTGAGGAAATTTCCTCCTCTCCGTCCACAATATTGTCCCCGTCTCCTCGGCACGGCCTGTCATGGACCAGAACTCACTCTTGGAGGACCAACCAGGAGTACACTGGCCTGGAGTGCAGGAAAACCAGTGCCCCGGATTTCATCGAGAGAGAGATCGAAGAGGCTTTGCTACGAGAGCAGGAGCTTCAGGTGTCTCGACAGTCTAGAGAGTCCTTGGAATCCAGACAAGCAAGGGAATCTAGAAAGTCCGGGGACCCCAGAGCGTCCAGCAAGTCTGGAGAGTTCCTCTCTCCTGCCCCTTTAGTGGAGCAGGCATCCAAGAGTGGCATCAAGCGGATTGACCACACGGAAAACTCAG GCCTGACGGCAACGCCGGCGAGGGACTTCGTGGAGCGACGGGCGCGACAGAAGATGGACGACAGCTCC TACGCTGGAATCCCGCCCATCGATGACATCAACAACCAG GTTGTGGAATCCACTCGAGTTATTCGACATAAAAATCAGCGCGCTCTCCGCTGGGAGGCGGGCGTCTTTGCCAACCAGCTGGACGAGCGGAAGGAACAGATGGGCCACCGCATCCAGATTCAGAGCCAGACCTACGCCTAG
- the misp gene encoding mitotic interactor and substrate of PLK1 isoform X3: protein MVCPQRQGHLTTLMEDRAFKVQTYTSGKKPETLFTDCESQYKIQPENHCQVFGEEDEKQLRMEIIQKQAPKKKSTFKLSDRVDVLEKLDWSQPTSVLTKGSGFSCSPVSLEPPQSVDAGVIDRAQIDFSAARQQFLQLERDERNVPVNPWTSRSSEKMAEEDAALSESGEGQTPPGTEQSSSVSGIPNDPDLLVAEDLSAKVLGGSLSDKDVFDNGGLQATRKGKSEVHNETPIEKDIRLVQEREEILRRSRGLKHSDEFSGMVKVYTKRVQSPLIPHKTKEKTNVSFVIQQENHKENIDHLQSPQPLKELSDPKRRFQEDVQDRRVFFSPCCPHRHAEEISSSPSTILSPSPRHGLSWTRTHSWRTNQEYTGLECRKTSAPDFIEREIEEALLREQELQVSRQSRESLESRQARESRKSGDPRASSKSGEFLSPAPLVEQASKSGIKRIDHTENSGLTATPARDFVERRARQKMDDSSYAGIPPIDDINNQVTSAPSQNSSISVCFHFLLPIARSPAEPKRLRWYKSPNVSFPVKGEL from the exons ATGGTATGTCCTCAGCGGCAGGGTCATCTCACCACCCTGATGGAGGACAGGGCCTTTAAAGTGCAGACGTACACCAGCGGTAAGAAACCAGAGACTTTGTTTACAGACTGCGAGTCACAGTACAAAATCCAACCAGAAAACCACTGCCAAGTATTTGGGGAGGAAGACGAGAAGCAACTCAGGATGGAAATTATCCAAAAGCAAGCCCCAAAGAAGAAGTCCACTTTCAAACTAAGTGACCGAGTCGACGTGCTGGAGAAGCTGGATTGGAGTCAGCCGACAAGTGTCCTGACAAAAGGTTCCGGGTTCAGCTGCAGTCCCGTCAGTCTAGAGCCCCCTCAGTCCGTAGACGCCGGGGTGATCGACAGGGCTCAGATTGACTTCAGTGCAGCTCGGCAGCAGTTCCTGCAGCTGGAGCGGGACGAGCGGAATGTCCCTGTCAACCCCTGGACTTCACGTTCTTCCGAGAAGATGGCCGAAGAGGACGCAGCACTGTCGGAGTCCGGAGAAGGTCAGACCCCACCTGGGACTGAGCAGAGCTCAAGCGTGAGCGGCATACCCAATGACCCCGACTTGTTGGTTGCGGAGGACTTGTCTGCGAAGGTGCTCGGTGGCTCCCTCAGTGACAAGGATGTGTTTGACAACGGCGGTCTCCAAGCAACTCGGAAAGGAAAATCTGAAGTTCACAATGAAACTCCGATTGAGAAAGACATCCGCTTAGTTCAGGAACGTGAGGAAATCCTCAGACGCTCACGAGGCCTTAAGCACAGTGATGAATTCTCAGGGATGGTAAAGGTTTATACCAAGCGGGTGCAATCACCGCTAATACCCcacaaaaccaaagagaagacCAACGTGAGCTTCGTCATTCAGCAAGAAAACCACAAAGAGAATATCGATCATCTTCAAAGTCCACAACCGCTGAAGGAGCTTTCAGACCCAAAGAGACGGTTCCAGGAGGACGTACAGGACCGTcgggtctttttttccccttgctgTCCTCATAGACATGCTGAGGAAATTTCCTCCTCTCCGTCCACAATATTGTCCCCGTCTCCTCGGCACGGCCTGTCATGGACCAGAACTCACTCTTGGAGGACCAACCAGGAGTACACTGGCCTGGAGTGCAGGAAAACCAGTGCCCCGGATTTCATCGAGAGAGAGATCGAAGAGGCTTTGCTACGAGAGCAGGAGCTTCAGGTGTCTCGACAGTCTAGAGAGTCCTTGGAATCCAGACAAGCAAGGGAATCTAGAAAGTCCGGGGACCCCAGAGCGTCCAGCAAGTCTGGAGAGTTCCTCTCTCCTGCCCCTTTAGTGGAGCAGGCATCCAAGAGTGGCATCAAGCGGATTGACCACACGGAAAACTCAG GCCTGACGGCAACGCCGGCGAGGGACTTCGTGGAGCGACGGGCGCGACAGAAGATGGACGACAGCTCC TACGCTGGAATCCCGCCCATCGATGACATCAACAACCAGGTTACGAGTGCTCCTTCTCAAAATTCATCTATTTctgtctgttttcattttttgcttccAATTGCACGAAGCCCAGCAGAGCCCAAACGCTTGCGCTGGTACAAATCACCAAACGTGTCCTTCCCCGTAAAGGGTGAGCTGTAG